A single window of Plasmodium malariae genome assembly, chromosome: 8 DNA harbors:
- the PmUG01_08062500 gene encoding PIR protein, translated as MEAVNYEEIFKDSKPYNIYKELEDEVKDVTDGQHCTEFEGITSTHKEKYVTLCKKVSKLLKYVFDKDKLKKSKEYCSHYKYWVYHEIWKLFKNGQQTDDIHIIDKFNKLQSDLFVKHNKHNCSYGYILNDYEELNYKIEKKYLYDYFKNYNTIKSSKQCSNVGGSKYRAYLEAIKKLYDVEYNSCCLSGLTECPDYILTCDDKFDPSKLLSALVSKGSERCDGLNGITANFDEEKLNSVITDPEFLNSITYGTCYYLDNGEPTPSEMGRQHCNLLAASVMLSRSEPTAGNEGSRTSVSGSSSGNAISESRADQSEGDLSKGHALQGQPDAKEKEEYSGVTEVKKKVAPPTIDASDDFRWKIAATGQLNCSSKNKKKSQLAMCNFMEELIEGGHAKKIEGTEKYTLDIKKGWTTEDLKVYRERIRKRLTYESNILNNIFVRISTGVTLVMGIIFIFYLFFKFTPFGSRLRRHRKRKQRYRLDFTDLSTRKRPRRFLKRTYRHSDRRRFNVVNIEDELNSSNDLRNIN; from the exons ATGGAAGCtgtaaattat GAAGAAATTTTTAAGGATTCAAAAccgtataatatatataaagaattgGAAGATGAAGTTAAAGATGTGACTGATGGTCAACATTGTACTGAATTTGAGGGAATAACTTCTACtcacaaagaaaaatatgttacactttgtaaaaaagtatcaaaacttttaaaatatgtgttTGATAAggataaattgaaaaaaagtaaGGAATATTGTTCACATTATAAATACTGGGTATATCATGAAATAtggaaattatttaaaaacgGTCAACAAACGGatgatatacatattattgataaatttaataaattacaaaGTGATCTTTTTGTTAAGCACAATAAACATAATTGTTCTTACGGATATATTCTCAATGACTACGAGGAATTGAATTATAAaatcgaaaaaaaatatttgtatgattattttaaaaactatAACACTATTAAAAGTAGTAAACAATGTAGTAATGTTGGAGGTAGTAAGTATAGAGCATACCTTGAAGCTATCAAAAAACTGTATGATGTAGAGTATAATTCTTGTTGTTTGTCCGGGTTAACAGAATGTCCagattatattttaacttgCGATGATAAGTTTGATCCTAGTAAACTCTTATCCGCCTTAGTATCTAAAGGTAGCGAGCGTTGTGATGGACTAAATGGAATTACAGCTAATTTtgatgaagaaaaattaaattctgTGATAACAGATCCAGAATTTTTAAACTCAATTACATATGGCACATGCTATTATCTAGATAATGGCGAACCTACACCAAGTGAAATGGGACGTCAACATTGTAATTTATTAGCAGCATCTGTCATGTTATCTAGAAGTGAGCCTACAGCTGGAAATGAAGGATCAAGAACATCTGTTAGTGGATCCTCTTCAGGTAATGCGATTTCAGAGTCCAGGGCAGATCAATCAGAAGGAGATCTATCAAAAGGACATGCATTACAAGGTCAACCTGAtgcaaaagaaaaagaagagtaTTCTGGTGTGacagaagtaaaaaaaaaagttgcaCCTCCTACGATAGACGCATCTGATGATTTTAGATGGAAAATTGCTGCAACAGGACAATTAAATTGttcaagtaaaaataaaaagaaatctCAATTAGCAATGTGCAATTTTATGGAAGAACTGATTGAAGGTGGTCATgctaaaaaaatagaaggtACGGAGAAGTATACTTtggatattaaaaaaggatgGACTACTGAAGATTTAAAAGTATATCGTGAAAGAATAAGGAAAAGATTAACTTATgaatcaaatatattaaacaacATTTTTGTCCGTATTTCTACTGGAGTTACTCTAGTAATgggaattatttttatattttaccttttttttaaa tttACTCCCTTCGGATCACGTTTACGTAGacatagaaaaagaaaacaaaggTATAGACTTGATTTTACCGATTTAAGTACACGCAAACGACCAAGACGCTTCTTAAAACGTACTTATAGGCATTCTGATAGAAGGAGATTTAACGTAGTAAATATAGAAGATGAGCTTAATTCATCAAATGATTTACGGAATATCAACTGA
- the PmUG01_08062600 gene encoding Plasmodium exported protein, unknown function, translating into MIIIFIRAFIFSCLIWIFKYSDESNIYDKTRNKKLNRNNILNIKYSRLLSSEIRASPDDKHKCLKGKIYDLKGKSTASFEKKPYTLKQYNFFQEEDNESIYNDTYQEELNYFMPRKKPQKIGASNVKNNLKEKYPTLEHYNNIQNNKNLHKSLKNLYSENDSSLDHMNSSNKRNCIINEDKINAIINYQKKHPVKSAIFFLITMLIALAFFPFTAFFILCCSNGEFQE; encoded by the exons atgatcattatttttattagagcctttattttttcctgtcTAATATGGATATTCAAATATTCTGACGAG TCAAATATCTACGATAAAACGCGGAACAAAAAATTGAACAgaaataacatattaaatattaaatatagcaGATTGTTAAGCAGTGAAATAAGAGCATCGCCGGATGATAAacataaatgtttaaaaggaaaaatatatgatttaaaaggaaaaagtactgcatcatttgaaaaaaaaccATATACATTAAAgcaatataacttttttcaaGAAGAAGATAATGAATCAATATACAATGATACGTATCAAGAAGaattgaattattttatgccACGTAAAAAACCTCAAAAAATTGGAGCTTCTAACgttaagaataatttaaaagaaaaatatccTACATTAgaacattataataatattcagAACAATAAAAACCTACACAAAtctttgaaaaatttatactcAGAGAATGATTCATCTTTAGACCATATGAACTCAAGTAATAAACGtaattgtattattaatgaagataaaattaatgctATTATAAACTATCAGAAAAAACATCCAGTAAAAtctgcaattttttttttgattactATGCTTATAGCACTTGCGTTTTTTCCGTTTACTgcgttttttattttgtgttgTAGTAACGGAGAATTCCAAGAATAA